One Stenotrophomonas maltophilia DNA window includes the following coding sequences:
- the lldD gene encoding FMN-dependent L-lactate dehydrogenase LldD encodes MIISASTDYRAAAQRRLPPFLFHYIDGGAYAEHTLKRNVSDLSDIALRQRILRNMSDLSLETELFGEKLAMPVALAPVGLTGMYARRGEVQAARAADSRGIPFTLSTVSVCPIEEVAPAIQRPMWFQLYVLRDRGFMRNALERAQAAGVTTLVFTVDMPVPGARYRDAHSGMSGPNASLRRIGQAITHPHWAWDVGLFGRPHDLGNISTYRGNPTGLEDYIGWLGSNFDPSISWKDLEWIREFWKGPMVIKGILDPDDARDAVKFGADGIVVSNHGGRQLDGVLSTARALPAIADAVQGDLKILADSGIRTGLDVVRMLALGADTVLLGRAFVYALAAQGEAGVANLLDLIAKEMRVAMTLTGAHRIADIGRDSLVSLP; translated from the coding sequence ATGATCATCTCCGCCTCCACCGATTACCGTGCCGCAGCGCAACGCCGGCTGCCGCCGTTCCTGTTCCACTACATCGATGGCGGCGCGTATGCCGAGCACACGCTGAAGCGCAACGTTTCCGACCTGTCCGACATCGCGCTGCGCCAGCGCATCCTGCGCAACATGTCCGACCTGAGCCTGGAAACCGAGTTGTTCGGCGAAAAACTGGCGATGCCGGTGGCGCTGGCGCCGGTTGGCCTGACCGGCATGTATGCCCGACGCGGTGAAGTACAGGCGGCGCGCGCGGCCGACAGCCGAGGCATCCCGTTCACCCTGTCCACCGTATCGGTCTGCCCGATCGAGGAAGTGGCACCGGCCATCCAGCGGCCGATGTGGTTCCAGCTGTACGTGCTGCGCGATCGTGGCTTCATGCGCAATGCGCTGGAGCGCGCGCAGGCCGCGGGCGTGACCACGCTGGTGTTCACCGTGGACATGCCGGTGCCGGGCGCGCGCTACCGTGACGCGCACTCGGGCATGAGCGGTCCGAACGCCTCGCTGCGCCGCATCGGCCAGGCCATCACCCATCCGCACTGGGCGTGGGACGTGGGCCTGTTCGGCCGTCCGCATGACCTCGGCAACATCTCCACCTACCGTGGCAACCCGACCGGGCTGGAAGATTACATCGGTTGGCTGGGCAGCAACTTCGATCCGTCCATTTCGTGGAAGGACCTGGAATGGATCCGCGAATTCTGGAAGGGCCCGATGGTGATCAAGGGCATCCTCGACCCGGATGACGCGCGTGATGCGGTCAAGTTCGGTGCCGATGGCATCGTGGTCTCCAACCACGGTGGCCGCCAGCTGGACGGCGTGCTGTCCACCGCGCGTGCATTGCCGGCGATTGCCGACGCGGTACAGGGCGACCTGAAGATTCTCGCCGATTCGGGTATCCGCACTGGCCTGGACGTGGTGCGCATGCTGGCACTGGGCGCCGACACCGTGCTGCTGGGCCGTGCCTTCGTCTACGCGCTGGCCGCGCAGGGCGAGGCCGGCGTGGCCAACCTGCTGGACCTGATCGCCAAGGAAATGCGCGTGGCGATGACGCTGACCGGCGCGCATCGCATCGCCGACATCGGCCGCGATTCGCTGGTCAGCCTGCCATGA
- the lldR gene encoding transcriptional regulator LldR, which produces MSTQRISDKVAAQLRGLVQEQRLQPGDRLPAERTLAVQLGVSRTALREAIAQLASQGLLTARVGGGTYVAEPAARARQALDEPLAPYLPLFQGDPEYRFDVLEIRHALEGATAWHAALRATDEDRTRIAQAFQTMMDAHGKDDPTGEAEADAAFHLSIAEASHNLVLLQVMRGLFELLQTNISQSREKLYTSARTFSPLSDQHREMMDAVLAGDPERARAAAHAHLEFVHTTLRTLDDNEARRARASRLPSPHG; this is translated from the coding sequence ATGAGCACGCAACGTATTTCGGACAAGGTGGCCGCGCAGCTGCGCGGCCTGGTGCAGGAACAGCGGCTGCAGCCGGGTGACCGGCTGCCGGCCGAGCGTACCCTGGCGGTGCAGCTGGGGGTCTCGCGCACTGCGTTGCGCGAGGCCATCGCGCAGCTGGCCAGCCAGGGCCTGCTGACCGCACGGGTGGGTGGCGGCACCTACGTGGCCGAGCCCGCGGCACGCGCGCGGCAGGCGCTGGATGAACCGCTGGCGCCGTACCTGCCGCTGTTCCAGGGCGACCCGGAATACCGTTTCGACGTGCTGGAAATCCGCCATGCGCTGGAAGGTGCCACCGCCTGGCATGCGGCGCTGCGCGCGACCGACGAGGATCGCACGCGCATCGCCCAGGCCTTCCAGACCATGATGGACGCGCACGGCAAGGACGACCCCACCGGCGAAGCCGAGGCCGACGCGGCTTTCCACCTGTCCATCGCCGAGGCCTCGCACAACCTTGTGTTGCTGCAGGTGATGCGCGGCCTGTTCGAGCTACTGCAGACCAATATTTCGCAGAGCCGCGAGAAGCTCTATACCTCGGCGAGGACCTTCTCGCCGCTGTCCGACCAGCACCGCGAGATGATGGATGCGGTGCTGGCCGGCGACCCCGAACGCGCGCGCGCCGCCGCGCATGCCCATCTCGAGTTCGTGCACACCACACTGCGCACCCTCGATGACAACGAAGCCCGGCGTGCGCGGGCCTCGCGTCTACCTTCCCCACACGGTTGA
- the lldP gene encoding L-lactate permease, translating to MQPWQHLYDPAGNLWLSSLIALLPIAFFFIALAVLRMKGWLAGTITVAIALGVALLFYRMPLSQALGAAGFGFVYGLWPIAWIIIGAVFLYKVSVKTGQFDIIRASILSVTEDQRLQMLMVGFAFGAFLEGAAGFGAPVAITAALLVGLGFKPLYAAGLCLIVNTAPVAFGAMGIPIIVAGQVTGLDAFEIGQMAGRQLPFLTIIVLFWIMAIMDGWRGIKETWPAVLVAGGSFAIAQYLTSNFIGPELPDITASLASLVCLTLFLRRWKPVRIFRFDTETSAEAAAQALEAPRYSVGQIAKAWSPFLILTAMVTLWSIKPFKSLFAAGGPLESWVLKLPVPGLDQMVQKMPPIVDAPLSYEAIYKFDWFSATGTSIILAAVIAIIALRMPARSALQTFGETVRELRMPIYSIGMVLAFAFIANYSGLSATLALALAHTGDAFPFFSPFLGWLGVFLTGSDTSSNALFSALQATTAQQIGVSDVLLVAANTTGGVTGKMISPQSIAIACAAVGLAGKESDLFRFTVKHSLIFTTMVGLITLAQAYWLTWMIP from the coding sequence ATGCAGCCCTGGCAACACCTGTACGACCCCGCCGGCAACCTGTGGTTGTCCAGCCTGATCGCGCTGCTGCCGATCGCGTTTTTTTTCATTGCCCTGGCCGTGCTGCGCATGAAGGGCTGGCTGGCCGGCACGATCACCGTGGCCATCGCGCTCGGCGTGGCCCTGCTGTTCTACCGCATGCCGCTGAGCCAGGCGCTGGGTGCGGCCGGCTTCGGCTTCGTCTACGGCCTGTGGCCGATCGCCTGGATCATCATCGGCGCGGTGTTCCTCTACAAGGTCTCGGTCAAGACCGGTCAGTTCGACATCATCCGCGCTTCGATCCTGTCGGTGACCGAAGACCAGCGCCTGCAGATGCTGATGGTGGGCTTCGCCTTCGGTGCCTTCCTGGAAGGCGCGGCCGGTTTCGGTGCGCCGGTGGCGATCACCGCGGCACTGCTGGTCGGGTTGGGCTTCAAGCCGCTGTATGCCGCCGGCCTGTGCCTGATCGTCAACACCGCGCCGGTGGCGTTCGGTGCAATGGGCATTCCGATCATCGTGGCCGGGCAGGTCACTGGCCTGGATGCATTCGAGATCGGCCAGATGGCCGGCCGCCAGCTGCCGTTCCTGACCATCATCGTGCTGTTCTGGATCATGGCGATCATGGATGGTTGGCGCGGCATCAAGGAAACCTGGCCGGCGGTGCTGGTGGCCGGTGGCTCGTTCGCGATCGCGCAGTACCTGACCTCCAATTTCATCGGCCCGGAACTGCCGGACATCACCGCGTCGCTGGCATCGCTGGTCTGCCTGACCCTGTTCCTGCGCCGCTGGAAGCCGGTGCGGATCTTCCGCTTCGACACCGAAACCAGCGCCGAGGCGGCTGCGCAGGCGTTGGAAGCACCGCGCTACAGCGTCGGCCAGATCGCCAAGGCGTGGTCGCCGTTCCTGATCCTTACCGCGATGGTCACGCTGTGGAGCATCAAGCCGTTCAAGTCGCTGTTCGCGGCGGGTGGCCCGCTGGAAAGCTGGGTGCTGAAGCTCCCGGTGCCGGGCCTGGATCAGATGGTGCAGAAGATGCCGCCGATCGTGGATGCGCCATTGAGCTACGAGGCGATCTACAAGTTCGACTGGTTCTCGGCCACCGGTACCTCGATCATCCTCGCCGCAGTGATCGCGATCATCGCGCTGCGCATGCCGGCCAGGTCGGCGCTGCAGACCTTCGGTGAGACCGTGCGTGAGCTGCGCATGCCGATCTATTCGATCGGCATGGTGCTGGCCTTCGCCTTCATCGCCAACTACTCGGGCCTGTCGGCGACGCTGGCGCTGGCACTGGCGCATACCGGTGATGCGTTCCCGTTCTTCTCGCCGTTCCTGGGCTGGCTGGGCGTGTTCCTGACCGGCTCGGACACCTCGTCCAACGCGCTGTTCTCGGCGCTGCAGGCCACCACCGCGCAGCAGATCGGCGTGTCCGACGTGCTGCTGGTGGCGGCCAACACCACCGGTGGCGTTACCGGCAAGATGATCTCGCCGCAGTCGATCGCCATTGCCTGCGCCGCGGTCGGCCTGGCCGGCAAGGAGTCGGACCTGTTCCGTTTCACGGTCAAGCACAGCCTGATCTTCACCACGATGGTCGGCCTGATCACCCTGGCGCAGGCCTACTGGCTGACCTGGATGATTCCCTGA
- a CDS encoding MgtC/SapB family protein, with the protein MELTQDVSILLRVAAAMLFGGVLGVEREMGKHAAGLRTHMLIAGAAALIVGLGDSVAEHFQQERYRDLLQVDPVRLIEAVVACVGFVAAGTILRGSREDQVSGLTTASSLIMAAAIGIAVGIGKYVIAIGVSVLCVLVLAVMRRLEKRIS; encoded by the coding sequence ATGGAACTCACCCAGGATGTCTCGATCCTGCTGCGGGTGGCCGCAGCCATGTTGTTCGGCGGCGTGCTCGGCGTCGAGCGCGAGATGGGCAAGCACGCTGCCGGCCTGCGCACCCACATGCTGATTGCCGGCGCTGCTGCGCTGATTGTTGGACTCGGCGATTCAGTGGCAGAGCATTTCCAGCAGGAGCGTTACCGCGACCTGCTGCAGGTTGACCCGGTACGCCTCATCGAGGCCGTGGTGGCCTGCGTTGGCTTCGTTGCTGCCGGCACCATCCTGCGCGGCTCGCGCGAGGACCAGGTCAGCGGGTTGACCACGGCCAGCTCGCTGATCATGGCCGCGGCCATCGGGATCGCCGTGGGTATCGGCAAATACGTGATTGCGATTGGCGTCAGCGTGCTGTGCGTGCTGGTGCTGGCGGTGATGCGGCGGTTGGAGAAGCGGATTTCGTAG
- a CDS encoding SDR family NAD(P)-dependent oxidoreductase, with the protein MIDYQLTGKTAIVTGGVSGIGLAVAQTLAASGARISVWDLKQDAVDATVAQLRSAGTQAIGIALDVTDDAAVEAAVQRTIKELNGLHVAVNNAGISGPAASSGDYPIDGWQRVIDVNLTSVFLCQRAQIQAMRAAGTGGSIINMASILGQVGYAGSTAYVAAKHGVVGLTQTAAWEHAGDGIRVNAVGPGFISTPLLEKMDPKVRATLEGRHALKRLGTAEEVAALVAWLASDDASFATGTYYAIDGGYLAQ; encoded by the coding sequence ATGATTGATTACCAGTTGACCGGCAAAACCGCGATCGTGACCGGCGGCGTGTCGGGCATCGGCCTGGCCGTGGCGCAGACGCTGGCCGCGTCCGGTGCCCGTATTTCGGTCTGGGACCTGAAACAGGATGCAGTCGATGCCACCGTGGCGCAGCTGCGCAGTGCCGGTACACAGGCCATCGGCATCGCGCTGGACGTCACCGACGACGCGGCGGTAGAGGCAGCAGTGCAGCGCACGATCAAGGAACTCAACGGCCTGCATGTGGCGGTCAACAATGCGGGCATCAGTGGGCCGGCCGCCAGCAGTGGTGATTATCCGATCGATGGCTGGCAGCGGGTAATCGACGTCAACCTCACCAGCGTGTTCCTGTGCCAGCGTGCGCAGATCCAGGCGATGCGCGCGGCCGGAACCGGCGGCAGCATCATCAACATGGCCTCGATCCTGGGCCAGGTGGGCTATGCCGGTTCCACTGCGTACGTGGCGGCCAAGCACGGCGTGGTCGGGCTGACCCAGACTGCCGCCTGGGAGCATGCGGGCGACGGTATCCGTGTCAACGCGGTCGGCCCGGGCTTCATCAGCACACCGCTGCTGGAGAAGATGGACCCGAAGGTGCGTGCCACGCTGGAAGGACGGCACGCACTGAAGCGGCTGGGCACGGCCGAGGAAGTAGCGGCACTGGTGGCCTGGTTGGCCAGCGACGACGCCTCGTTCGCGACCGGTACCTATTACGCCATTGATGGTGGCTACCTGGCGCAGTGA
- a CDS encoding helix-turn-helix transcriptional regulator — translation MSRYFTFADYRRFGHRHGFDYRADPEHLRDDQWAGHGEVNEQFLRGGMSLIASDVHNRFPYVATAQQSPGLAIRVMLQGQVDVRIPRRGGFTLRAGTAMTAHHREQVEMTGAHPGETRMRGVSVMVPGQIDPDLFQLPQLETALNTHLECRHWAIPHTLLPVLGQLFDSPWQDGIDALWREGVALQLLAVGLQAEDLQTDHVRTLRAGQRERLERVRAYLHDDPSHAHSLVELAQLACMSPSSLRRHFAQQYGCSVFDYLHEQRMRHAEQGLREDGWTVEQAAAASGYRHPSNFAAAFRKRFGLVPSRWRTGPSKVG, via the coding sequence ATGTCCCGATATTTCACTTTTGCTGATTACCGCCGCTTCGGCCACCGCCATGGCTTCGATTACCGCGCCGACCCGGAACACCTGCGCGACGACCAGTGGGCCGGCCATGGCGAGGTCAACGAGCAGTTCCTGCGCGGCGGCATGAGCCTGATCGCCTCCGACGTCCATAATCGCTTCCCTTATGTCGCCACCGCCCAGCAGAGTCCCGGCCTGGCCATCCGCGTGATGCTGCAGGGCCAGGTCGATGTGCGCATTCCGCGACGCGGTGGCTTCACCCTGCGCGCTGGCACGGCGATGACCGCGCACCACCGCGAACAGGTCGAGATGACGGGTGCGCATCCTGGCGAAACGCGCATGCGCGGCGTCAGCGTGATGGTGCCCGGCCAGATCGATCCGGACCTGTTCCAGCTGCCGCAGCTGGAGACCGCGCTCAACACCCACCTGGAATGCCGCCACTGGGCCATTCCGCATACCCTGCTGCCGGTACTCGGCCAGCTCTTCGACAGCCCCTGGCAGGACGGCATCGATGCGCTGTGGCGCGAAGGCGTTGCCCTGCAGCTGCTGGCCGTCGGTCTACAGGCCGAAGATCTGCAGACCGACCATGTGCGTACGCTGCGCGCGGGTCAGCGCGAACGGCTGGAGCGTGTGCGCGCCTATCTGCATGACGATCCCAGCCATGCCCACAGCCTGGTCGAACTGGCCCAGCTGGCCTGCATGAGCCCCAGCTCGCTGCGCCGCCACTTCGCCCAGCAATACGGCTGCTCGGTATTCGACTACCTGCACGAACAACGCATGCGCCACGCCGAACAGGGCCTGCGCGAGGACGGCTGGACTGTCGAGCAGGCTGCGGCCGCCAGTGGTTACCGCCACCCCAGCAACTTCGCGGCTGCGTTCCGCAAGCGCTTCGGCCTGGTGCCCAGCCGCTGGCGCACCGGCCCTTCGAAGGTCGGCTGA
- a CDS encoding CocE/NonD family hydrolase produces the protein MRVRAVAVAIALCLSSTVLAADTPPMTPDISGKPFVAPDVGRDYDKRVVMVPMRDGTKLYTVIVVPKGARNAPILLTRTPYDAAGRASRSDSPRKRDLLPQGDEVFVDGGYIRVFQDIRGKYGSEGDYVMTRPLRGPLNNTKVDHSTDAWDTIDWLVKNVPESNGKVGMLGSSYEGFTVVMALTDPHPALKVAAPQSPMVDGWMGDDWLNYGAFRQVNFNYFAMQTEKRGKGTPLPSLGYDDYSTFLRIGSAGDYARFTGVDQLTWWKKLVEHPAYDAFWQGQALDAVMAKTPLKVPTMWLQGLWDQEDMWGANHAYQAMEGRDSGNNRNYLVMGPWRHSQVNYSGSELGALKFDGDTALQFRRDVLKPFFDQYLVDGAPKADTPPVLIYNTGENHWDRLKGWPRSCDKGCAASSKPLYLRAGGKLAFQAPAAGEGDFEEYVSDPAKPVPFVPRPVRFGDRDMWTTWLVKDQRFVDGRPDVLTFITEPLTAPLRIGGAPVVHLQASTSGTDSDWVVKLIDVYPDQEASTPEMGGYELPVSLAIFRGRYRESFSDPKPLAANQVLPYRFDLPNANHTFQKGHRVMVQVQSSLFPLYDRNPQTYVPNIYLAKPGDYQKATQRVWHSEAQASYIDLPVY, from the coding sequence ATGCGTGTGCGTGCCGTCGCTGTAGCCATTGCCCTTTGCCTGTCCAGCACCGTGCTGGCCGCCGATACCCCGCCGATGACCCCGGATATCAGCGGCAAGCCGTTCGTTGCCCCGGATGTCGGTCGCGACTACGACAAGCGCGTGGTGATGGTGCCGATGCGTGATGGCACCAAGCTGTATACGGTGATCGTGGTGCCCAAGGGCGCCCGCAATGCACCGATCCTGCTGACCCGTACCCCCTACGACGCTGCCGGTCGCGCCAGCCGCAGTGATTCGCCGCGCAAGCGTGACCTGCTGCCGCAGGGCGACGAGGTGTTTGTCGACGGCGGCTATATCCGCGTGTTCCAGGACATCCGTGGCAAGTACGGTTCTGAAGGCGATTATGTGATGACCCGACCGCTGCGCGGGCCGTTGAACAACACCAAGGTGGACCACTCCACCGACGCCTGGGACACCATCGACTGGCTGGTGAAGAACGTGCCGGAGAGCAACGGCAAGGTCGGCATGCTCGGCTCGTCGTACGAGGGCTTCACCGTGGTGATGGCGTTGACCGACCCCCACCCGGCGCTGAAGGTGGCTGCGCCGCAGAGCCCGATGGTTGATGGCTGGATGGGCGACGACTGGCTCAACTACGGTGCGTTCCGCCAGGTCAACTTCAACTATTTCGCGATGCAGACCGAGAAGCGCGGCAAGGGAACACCGCTGCCCAGCCTCGGCTACGACGACTACAGTACTTTCCTGCGCATCGGTTCGGCCGGCGACTACGCGCGTTTCACCGGTGTGGATCAGCTGACCTGGTGGAAGAAGCTGGTCGAGCACCCCGCCTATGACGCGTTCTGGCAGGGCCAGGCGCTGGATGCGGTGATGGCGAAAACGCCGTTGAAGGTGCCGACCATGTGGCTGCAGGGCCTGTGGGATCAGGAAGACATGTGGGGCGCCAACCACGCCTACCAGGCGATGGAAGGGCGCGATAGCGGCAACAACCGCAACTACCTGGTGATGGGCCCGTGGCGGCACAGCCAGGTGAACTACAGCGGCAGCGAGCTGGGTGCGCTGAAGTTCGATGGCGATACCGCGCTGCAGTTCCGCCGCGATGTGCTCAAGCCGTTCTTCGACCAGTACCTGGTGGACGGTGCGCCAAAGGCCGATACGCCGCCGGTGCTGATCTACAACACTGGCGAGAACCACTGGGACCGCTTGAAGGGCTGGCCACGCAGCTGCGACAAGGGCTGTGCCGCCAGCAGCAAGCCGCTGTACCTGCGCGCCGGCGGCAAGCTGGCGTTCCAGGCGCCGGCGGCGGGCGAGGGCGACTTCGAGGAATACGTGTCCGACCCGGCAAAGCCGGTGCCGTTCGTGCCGCGACCGGTGCGTTTCGGTGACCGTGACATGTGGACCACCTGGCTGGTCAAGGATCAGCGTTTCGTTGATGGCCGCCCGGACGTTCTTACCTTCATCACCGAACCGCTGACCGCGCCGCTGCGCATCGGCGGCGCGCCGGTGGTGCATCTGCAGGCTTCGACCAGCGGCACCGACAGCGACTGGGTGGTGAAGCTGATCGATGTGTATCCAGACCAGGAAGCATCGACGCCGGAGATGGGCGGTTACGAGCTGCCGGTGTCGCTGGCGATCTTCCGTGGTCGCTACCGCGAAAGCTTCAGCGATCCGAAGCCGCTGGCGGCGAACCAGGTGCTGCCGTATCGCTTCGACCTGCCCAACGCCAACCACACCTTCCAGAAGGGGCACCGGGTGATGGTGCAGGTGCAGTCCAGCCTGTTCCCGTTGTACGACCGCAACCCGCAGACCTATGTGCCGAACATCTACCTGGCCAAGCCGGGCGATTACCAGAAGGCCACGCAGCGGGTCTGGCACAGCGAGGCGCAGGCGAGCTACATCGATCTGCCGGTGTATTGA
- a CDS encoding DUF4440 domain-containing protein, with protein sequence MDTTAEHEIHCLHDKLQAWFRAEVDADALDDLMTHFCRDFSMVGIAGRRLDRRAVQALFAGGHGARPGLRISIDAVQAVDVPLPLAVLRYREGHSIDDGQPAWRESLAVLRQEEGRWRWLALHEVVVA encoded by the coding sequence ATGGACACCACCGCAGAACATGAAATTCACTGCCTGCATGACAAGCTGCAGGCCTGGTTCCGGGCCGAGGTTGATGCGGATGCGCTGGATGATCTGATGACGCATTTCTGCAGGGACTTCAGCATGGTCGGCATCGCCGGACGCCGATTGGATCGGCGGGCCGTGCAGGCGTTGTTCGCCGGTGGTCACGGGGCGCGCCCAGGGCTGCGGATTTCCATCGACGCCGTGCAGGCGGTGGATGTGCCGTTGCCGCTGGCGGTGCTGCGCTATCGCGAAGGGCATTCGATCGATGACGGCCAGCCCGCGTGGCGCGAATCGCTGGCGGTGCTGAGGCAGGAAGAGGGTCGCTGGCGCTGGCTGGCGCTGCATGAGGTGGTGGTGGCCTGA
- a CDS encoding MFS transporter has product MPSPRLRHEVIFLLVFALDLVNMFIATVAYPALAAEMHTDISTLAWVGTAYMLGLSVVIPLAPWLAARCGERRLLLVALLLFAVAAALAGAAPGIGWLLSWRLLQGLAGGLLIPVAQAAAYRQCTTGQRGALTRRILLVALLVPALAPALGGLLVQWLSWRGVLWASLPLAVVAMGLVLAWMPADGARSAPRLQAYALSTAMLALGALLLALTWLGESGHRGAGAVLLLAALLLAATHLRHARRQAQPLLRWSLLSHRGLRLAMLVYLAVPGVFIGSQLVSTLQLHHAGYSAARIGALMLPWALAAAIAIMASKRLLARFGPAAVLRVGMLLQASGLLLMALLPQPAFVLAGLLFALTGAGGSLCSSTAQTLAFQGVEGEALGDASALWNLNRQLSFCLGTAAIALLLALAMQWLPANATRVALGLAALLTLLPMALLRRSQRITF; this is encoded by the coding sequence ATGCCGTCCCCCCGCCTGCGCCATGAGGTGATCTTCCTGCTGGTGTTCGCCCTGGATCTGGTCAACATGTTCATCGCCACGGTGGCCTATCCGGCATTGGCAGCGGAGATGCACACCGATATCAGCACCCTGGCCTGGGTGGGCACCGCCTACATGCTGGGTCTGAGCGTGGTGATTCCGCTGGCGCCCTGGTTGGCCGCGCGCTGTGGCGAGCGTCGCCTGCTGCTGGTGGCGTTGCTGCTGTTCGCGGTTGCCGCTGCGCTGGCCGGCGCAGCACCGGGTATTGGCTGGCTGCTGAGCTGGCGCCTGCTGCAGGGCCTGGCCGGTGGCCTGCTGATTCCGGTGGCACAGGCGGCGGCCTACCGACAGTGCACGACCGGGCAGCGTGGTGCGCTGACCCGGCGCATCCTGCTGGTTGCGCTGCTGGTACCAGCACTGGCGCCCGCGCTCGGTGGGCTGCTGGTGCAGTGGTTGTCCTGGCGCGGTGTGCTCTGGGCCAGCCTGCCACTGGCCGTGGTGGCGATGGGACTGGTGCTGGCGTGGATGCCGGCCGATGGCGCGCGCAGTGCGCCGCGCCTGCAGGCCTATGCGCTGTCCACCGCGATGCTGGCGCTGGGCGCGCTGCTGCTGGCGCTGACCTGGCTGGGCGAATCGGGACATCGCGGTGCAGGTGCCGTGTTGCTGCTGGCCGCGCTGTTGCTGGCGGCGACGCACCTGCGGCATGCACGTCGGCAGGCGCAGCCACTGCTGCGCTGGTCGTTGCTGTCCCATCGCGGGCTGCGGCTGGCGATGCTGGTGTATCTCGCCGTACCCGGTGTGTTCATTGGCAGCCAACTGGTCAGTACCCTGCAATTGCACCACGCCGGTTACAGCGCGGCACGCATCGGCGCGCTGATGCTGCCCTGGGCGCTGGCTGCGGCCATCGCGATCATGGCCAGCAAGCGCCTGCTGGCTCGCTTCGGTCCGGCCGCGGTACTGCGCGTCGGCATGCTCCTGCAGGCCAGTGGCCTGTTGTTGATGGCGCTGCTGCCACAGCCGGCCTTCGTGCTGGCCGGATTGTTGTTCGCGCTGACGGGCGCCGGCGGCAGCCTGTGCAGCAGCACCGCGCAGACGCTGGCCTTCCAGGGCGTGGAAGGCGAGGCGTTGGGCGATGCCAGTGCACTCTGGAACCTCAACCGCCAGCTCAGCTTCTGCCTCGGCACCGCCGCCATCGCACTGCTGCTGGCATTGGCCATGCAATGGCTGCCGGCCAACGCCACCCGCGTGGCGTTGGGGCTGGCCGCCCTGCTGACCCTGCTACCGATGGCATTGCTGCGCAGGTCGCAGAGGATCACCTTTTAG
- a CDS encoding LysR family transcriptional regulator, protein MVSLDRFDIFRAVVDAGSLTAAADRLGLSRAVVSFNLKRLEQELGVTLLLRSTRHLALTDAGEQFLQHCVQALDAAQAAIDAARRDQHQLQGVLRLTTTPEYAQLRLIPALEAFRARHPALQLHLSTSPAPADLIPERFDLAIRLGRLPDSQLHASELERHPLCAVAAPALLARLASADAADDPVQVGTLPRLGYPRLADVPVIAADGSEALFATNPGNAVVRVDGASSLRAFAVAGAGVTVLPRWLIEDDLAQDRLRPILRQHRFPQQSVYAVYPHSTQPSPKVRQLIDFLLGWFGK, encoded by the coding sequence ATGGTCAGCCTCGATCGCTTCGATATCTTCCGCGCCGTGGTCGACGCCGGCAGCCTGACTGCCGCGGCTGATCGGCTCGGCCTGAGCCGCGCGGTGGTCAGCTTCAACCTGAAGCGGCTGGAGCAGGAGCTGGGCGTGACCCTGCTGCTGCGCAGTACTCGCCACCTGGCGCTGACCGACGCCGGCGAGCAGTTCCTGCAGCACTGTGTGCAGGCACTGGATGCAGCACAGGCGGCGATTGATGCCGCACGCCGCGACCAGCATCAGCTGCAGGGCGTGCTGCGCCTGACCACCACCCCGGAGTACGCGCAGCTGCGCCTGATTCCCGCACTGGAAGCCTTCCGTGCTCGGCATCCGGCCCTGCAGTTGCACCTGTCCACGTCACCCGCGCCGGCGGACCTGATTCCCGAACGCTTCGACCTGGCGATCCGGCTGGGACGCCTGCCGGATTCGCAGCTGCATGCCAGCGAGCTGGAACGGCATCCGTTGTGCGCGGTCGCCGCACCGGCGCTGCTGGCGCGCCTGGCGTCCGCCGACGCCGCCGATGATCCGGTGCAGGTCGGTACCCTGCCCCGTCTCGGTTATCCGCGCCTGGCCGATGTACCGGTCATCGCCGCCGACGGCAGCGAGGCCCTGTTCGCCACCAATCCCGGCAATGCGGTGGTGCGCGTGGATGGCGCCAGCAGCCTGCGCGCCTTCGCCGTGGCCGGTGCCGGCGTGACCGTACTGCCGCGCTGGCTGATCGAAGACGACCTCGCCCAGGACCGGCTGCGGCCGATCCTTCGCCAGCACCGCTTCCCGCAGCAGAGCGTGTACGCGGTCTACCCGCACAGCACACAGCCCTCACCGAAGGTACGGCAGCTGATTGATTTCCTGCTCGGGTGGTTCGGTAAATGA